The Pimelobacter simplex genomic sequence GAGGCCCAGACGTCGGCATCGGTGCTGCCCGTCCGTCCCGACGGCGCCCGCCCGGCCTGGCACTGCATCGGAGCGAACGGCGCCTTCACGCTCGCCGACCTGCCCTCCGACGTCCTCGACGGGGTCACGCACCTGCACCTCGGCGGGCCGGAGTTCCTCGGCGGCGACGCGGCCGGCGAGCTGCTCGCCCGGGCGCGGGCCGCGGGGATCACCACGTCGGTCGACGTCCTCGCGCCGGGCGATCCGGACATGCTCGCCTGGATCGCCGCCGCCCTCCCCCACACCGACTACCTCCTGCCCAACGACGAGCAGGTGCTCGGCTTCACCGGCGCCACCTCGCTCGCCGACGGCGCCCGGGCCCTGCTCGACCAGGGCGTCGGCTGCGTCGCGGTCACCCAGGGTGCCCGCGGAGCGCTCGTCGCCCAGGGCACGGACGTGACCGAGGTGCCGGCGTACCCGGTGGCGGTGGTGGACACCACCGGCTGCGGCGACGCCTTCTCGGCCGGCTTCCTGCGCGGCCTCTCGCTCGGCCGAGACCCGGTCTCGGCCGCGGCCCTCGGCTGCGCCAC encodes the following:
- a CDS encoding carbohydrate kinase family protein, with translation MTMTVAAVGVHVLDTHVLGISSIPEGSDGQLVDTIRMSAAGTAGGTALVLARLGATVRSYGAVGDDPVGDTLLALLARSGVDVGGLVRKPEAQTSASVLPVRPDGARPAWHCIGANGAFTLADLPSDVLDGVTHLHLGGPEFLGGDAAGELLARARAAGITTSVDVLAPGDPDMLAWIAAALPHTDYLLPNDEQVLGFTGATSLADGARALLDQGVGCVAVTQGARGALVAQGTDVTEVPAYPVAVVDTTGCGDAFSAGFLRGLSLGRDPVSAAALGCATAAQVAQGLGSDAGTYDLASVEALTA